A section of the Vespa velutina chromosome 6, iVesVel2.1, whole genome shotgun sequence genome encodes:
- the LOC124949787 gene encoding FMRFamide receptor: MMETTTVYYHNRSYIQNDTSDDVPMECYQKINATGLFDFIIYGVLINFIGLFGILGNTISMIVLSRPQMKSSINYLLIGLASCDTLLIISSILIFGLPSIYVYTGYLFNYQFFVYPKIVKYLYPISCTAQIATVYLTLTVTIERYIAVCHPLKARSFCTCGRARLAFLSIVTFATIYNIPKFLEIEIYSEKHWKYNVVIYCLRPAPLRDNNIYVTIYVHWMYFFVCYTIPLFALIIFNMAIYRRVRKANRDLQQLTHHQRREIGLATMLLCVVIVFVICNILPLTSNIFETFIYDPPRWLVQVGNLLVTINSSINFIIYVIFGRKFKRIFMKLFCGSAILFGRDRDSPEFQTHDESSVTNVSNMTNVDLRNSIRHNHLNRTNTIGRNNNVHITNGGTRQSIRLSNRPNSSGTLAYYPACNSMRNLNKVIKISSDQNGWNKNNNNDTLM, translated from the exons atgatGGAAACAACTACggtttattatcataatcgttCATATATTCAGAATGATACGAGCGACGATGTTCCTATGGAATGTTATCAAAAAATCAATGCTACTGGTCTCTTTGATTTTATCATATACGGTGTGCTCATAAATTTCATAGGTCTCTTCGGTATTTTAGGAAACACTATCTCGATGATTGTACTTTCGAGACCTCAAATGAAATCGTCGATTAATTACCTTCTGATTGGATTAGCAAGTTGCGATACTCTTCTTATCATTAGCTCG ATACTTATTTTTGGATTACCATCGATTTACGTTTACACCGgctatctttttaattatcaattcttCGTTTATCCGAAAAtagtcaaatatttatatccaaTATCGTGCACAGCGCAAATAGCAACAGTGTATTTAACGTTAACCGTAACAATAGAACGATACATTGCCGTTTGTCATCCACTCAAAGCAAGATCATTCTGCACATGTGGTCGTGCACGTTTAGCATTTCTAAGCATCGTAACTTTCGCAACGATCTACAATATTCCAAA ATTTTTGGAAATAGAAATCTACAGCGAGAAGCATTGGAAATACAACGTTGTCATATATTGTTTACGTCCAGCACCTTTAAGGGATAACAATATTTACGTAACCATATACGTCCATTGGATGTATTTTTTCGTGTGTTATACCATTCCTTTATTCGCTTTAATCATTTTCAACATGGCTATTTATCGACGG GTCAGGAAAGCGAACAGGGATTTGCAACAACTGACGCATCATCAAAGACGAGAAATTGGATTGGCAACGATGTTACTTTGTGTCGTAATCGTCTTCGTTATATGCAATATTCTACCCCTTACCTCAAATATATTCGAGACTTTTATCTACGATCCACCCCGGTGGTTAGTTCAAGTCGGTAACCTGTTGGTGACTATAAATAGCAgcatcaattttataatatatgtgatattcggaagaaaatttaaacgGATATTTATGAAACTTTTTTGTGGTTCGGCTATATTATTTGGCCGTGATAGAGACAGTCCCGAATTTCAAACCCATGATGAGTCGAGCGTAACGAACGTTTCGAATATGACAAATGTAGACTTAAGAAATTCTATTAGACATAATCATCTAAATAGGACAAATACCATTGGTAGAAACAATAATGTTCATATTACAAATGGTGGAACTAGACAAAGCATTAGATTATCGAATAGACCAAACAGTTCAGGTACTCTTGCTTATTATCCCGCTTGTAATTCAATGAGAAATCTAAACAAagtcattaaaatttcttccGATCAAAATGgctggaataaaaataataataacgatactcttatgtag